Proteins encoded together in one Triticum dicoccoides isolate Atlit2015 ecotype Zavitan chromosome 7B, WEW_v2.0, whole genome shotgun sequence window:
- the LOC119336753 gene encoding uncharacterized protein LOC119336753 isoform X2, protein MPHGVGETPAIGARCIRVEAAALRSPSRLQARFLLHPPASHPSRRIRGVRARRRGSPAAAGTSRQRATPWIRPCRREGRRGDRPWRWDENVHGQPIEPTSGARPQEGFCAAVFFRRSVPWKSDTSQALYGNEAKSLPSIGVGRQG, encoded by the exons ATGCCCCACGGGGTTGGGGAGACGCCGGCAATAGGGGCAAGGTGCATCAGGGTCGAAGCTGCAGCGCTCCGGTCCCCAAGCCGCCTCCAGGCTcgcttcctcctccatcctcccgCATCTCATCCATCTCGACGGATACGAGGCGTGCGGGCACGGAGGCGAggttctccggcggcggcgggaaccTCCAGGCAGAGAGCGACCCCATGGATCCGTCCCtgcagaagagaaggaaggagaggagacagGCCATGGAGATGGGATGAGAACGTCCATGGCCAGCCAATCGAGCCCACCTCCGGTGCGCGACCCCAGGAAGGATTTTGCGCTGCCGTCTTCTTTCGCCGGTCTGTGCCCTGGAAGAGCGACACCAGCCAG GCATTGTATGGGAATGAAGCAAAAAGTCTGCCTTCCATTGGCGT TGGAAGGCAAGGATAA
- the LOC119336753 gene encoding uncharacterized protein LOC119336753 isoform X1, protein MPHGVGETPAIGARCIRVEAAALRSPSRLQARFLLHPPASHPSRRIRGVRARRRGSPAAAGTSRQRATPWIRPCRREGRRGDRPWRWDENVHGQPIEPTSGARPQEGFCAAVFFRRSVPWKSDTSQALYGNEAKSLPSIGVTAPGYLQWKARITRLNISQDPPNYRHKLLSRYYKCG, encoded by the exons ATGCCCCACGGGGTTGGGGAGACGCCGGCAATAGGGGCAAGGTGCATCAGGGTCGAAGCTGCAGCGCTCCGGTCCCCAAGCCGCCTCCAGGCTcgcttcctcctccatcctcccgCATCTCATCCATCTCGACGGATACGAGGCGTGCGGGCACGGAGGCGAggttctccggcggcggcgggaaccTCCAGGCAGAGAGCGACCCCATGGATCCGTCCCtgcagaagagaaggaaggagaggagacagGCCATGGAGATGGGATGAGAACGTCCATGGCCAGCCAATCGAGCCCACCTCCGGTGCGCGACCCCAGGAAGGATTTTGCGCTGCCGTCTTCTTTCGCCGGTCTGTGCCCTGGAAGAGCGACACCAGCCAG GCATTGTATGGGAATGAAGCAAAAAGTCTGCCTTCCATTGGCGT TACTGCACCTGGTTATCTACAGTGGAAGGCAAGGATAACTAGATTAAACATTTCACAAGACCCTCCCAATTACAGGCACAAACTCCTTTCAAGATATTACAAGTGTGGTTGA